Proteins encoded together in one Amblyomma americanum isolate KBUSLIRL-KWMA chromosome 1, ASM5285725v1, whole genome shotgun sequence window:
- the LOC144129845 gene encoding uncharacterized protein LOC144129845, with protein MATRGFPNQIQEFNGSSWVGRLQFYFEANNITDPALKRANLLTLCGEQTYDTVCALIQPSTPAAVSYDDIVAALQKHYDPRPSEVYSRARFQRRDQLEGETVSAYIAELKRLAAHCNFGTLITTATGQERDAASSANPTMLPLDVMLRDRFVCGLCDESLQQRMFAEKDLTFNKAYITVRAESAGHQQREIRRNTEPVHQTSNQTPSQDVVQQLQEKYEIVFSEEIPGNEGPPVTLELLGNAQPKFLKARPVPFALRTSVEKELDKLEQQGVIEPTQHSQWATPLVVVRKKNGTICLCGDYWSTVNLATKASSYPLPTPEEVFSIFRGARVFSTLDLTQAYQQLKDRLRAASSSWS; from the exons ATGGCTACGCGAGGGTTTCCCAACCAAATACAAGAATTCAACGGCTCATCGTGGGTTGGACGCCTCCAGTTCTACTTTGAAGCTAACAACATCACAGACCCAGCCTTGAAGAGGGCCAACCTGCTGACgctgtgcggggagcagacctacGACACTGTCTGCGCCCTTATTCAGCCAAGCACACCAGCGGCAGTGTCTTACGACGACATCGtagcagcactgcaaaagcactaCGACCCAAGGCCATCCGAGGTCTACAGCCGGGCTCGCTTCCAACGAAGAGATCAACTGGAAGGAGAAACTGTGAGCGCCTACATAGCAGAGCTCAAGAGGCTGGCTGCCCACTGCAATTTTGGAACGCTGATCACAACAGCTACCGGGCAGGAAAGAGACGCAGCTTCTTCTGCTAACCCCACCATGCTTCCCTTGGACGTGATGTTACGTGACAGATTTGTGTGCGGACTGTGTGACGAGTCACTGCAGCAGCGCATGTTCGCTGAGAAGGATCTCACGTTCAACAAAGCTTACATCACCGTACGAGCGGAGAGCGCCGGTCACCAGCAGAGAGAGATTCGCCGGAACACCGAGCCGGTACACCAAACAAGCAACCAG ACGCCGAGCCAGGATGTGGTTCAGCAACTGCAAGAGAAATACGAAATAGTATTCTCGGAAGAAATTCCAGGAAACGAAGGGCCCCCAGTCACACTGGAGTTGTTGGGCAATGCGCAACCAAAGTTTTTGAAGGCCAGGCCGGTGCCGTTTGCTCTCCGAACTTCAGTTGAAAAGGAGTTAGACAAGCTGGAGCAGCAAGGTGTCATCGAGCCGACGCAACATTCACAATGGGCCACACCACTTGTGGTAGTTCGCAAGAAGAACGGAACCATATGCCTCTGCGGAGACTACTGGAGCACCGTCAACCTTGCGACTAAAGCATCCTCTTACCCGCTACCGACACCTGAGGAAGTGTTTAGTATATTTCGTGGCGCAAGAGTCTTCAGCACATTGGACCTCACCCAGGCGTATCAGCAGCTGAAG GACCGATTGAGGGCTGCATCTTCCTCGTGGTCGTAG